One Chryseobacterium sp. StRB126 genomic region harbors:
- a CDS encoding NuoM family protein translates to MSCLLLTLLLLPLVGSGLVFAWKSNSSKYLALGIALVQMLLTFYILSDFDFTPTVDSVLQHEINYPWSQFMKSSLHFGIDGMSMLLLLLTNILAPIIILSSFNESVNYRNTFYGLILLMQFGLVGVFTSLDGLLFYIFWEVTLIPIWFIAGLWGQENKRFEFTTKFFVYTFVGSLFMLAGLIYVYNHSASFALTDLYNAQLNETQQTVVFWFIFFAFAVKLPVFPFHTWQPDTYTYSPTQGSMLLSGIMLKMAVYGVLRYLLPITPLPIAGISGQIVIILAIVGIVHGALIAIIQTDMKRIIAYSSFSHVGLMVAGIFASAVVTLRGTFNVEGAEGALVQTFAHGINVVGLFYCCDILYKRFKSRDIRQMGGLAKVAPKFAVLFLIIILGSMGVPLTNGFIGEFILLKSVYDFNGTAAVIAGLTVILCAVYLLRFYGKAMFGEGNAEVLSTAKDLSGVEFSVLASIAVFVILLGIFPQPVIDMVSSSVKFIYTAMAN, encoded by the coding sequence ATGTCTTGTTTATTATTAACATTATTACTATTACCTCTAGTAGGTTCGGGATTAGTTTTTGCGTGGAAGAGTAATTCCAGCAAATATTTGGCACTAGGGATTGCATTGGTTCAAATGCTTCTTACGTTCTATATACTATCGGATTTTGATTTTACTCCGACAGTAGACAGCGTATTGCAGCACGAGATCAATTATCCGTGGTCACAATTTATGAAGAGCTCTCTTCACTTCGGTATCGATGGGATGAGCATGCTTCTTTTATTGCTGACGAACATTTTAGCGCCAATCATCATTTTATCTTCTTTCAATGAAAGTGTAAACTACAGAAATACATTCTACGGATTGATTCTGTTGATGCAATTCGGCCTTGTAGGAGTATTTACTTCTTTAGATGGATTGTTGTTCTACATTTTCTGGGAAGTCACTTTGATTCCAATTTGGTTTATTGCCGGACTTTGGGGACAAGAGAATAAAAGGTTTGAATTCACTACGAAGTTCTTCGTATATACATTCGTTGGATCTTTATTTATGTTAGCCGGATTGATCTATGTGTACAACCACTCTGCATCATTCGCTTTAACAGATCTATACAATGCACAACTGAATGAAACACAACAGACTGTGGTATTCTGGTTCATCTTCTTTGCTTTTGCCGTGAAATTACCGGTATTCCCTTTCCATACATGGCAGCCTGATACGTATACCTATTCTCCTACTCAGGGATCAATGTTGTTATCCGGTATCATGCTTAAAATGGCAGTGTATGGGGTATTGCGTTATTTACTTCCAATCACTCCACTTCCGATTGCAGGAATTTCAGGACAGATTGTAATTATCCTTGCTATTGTGGGAATTGTTCACGGAGCATTGATTGCCATCATCCAAACAGATATGAAGAGAATTATTGCTTATTCATCTTTCTCTCACGTAGGATTGATGGTAGCGGGTATCTTCGCTTCTGCAGTAGTTACTTTAAGAGGAACTTTCAATGTAGAAGGAGCTGAAGGAGCATTGGTACAAACTTTCGCTCACGGTATCAACGTGGTGGGGTTATTCTACTGTTGTGATATTTTATACAAGAGATTTAAATCAAGAGACATCAGACAAATGGGTGGTTTAGCTAAAGTAGCCCCTAAGTTTGCGGTGTTGTTCCTGATTATTATATTAGGTTCAATGGGAGTTCCATTGACGAATGGATTCATCGGAGAATTTATCCTGCTAAAATCAGTATATGATTTCAACGGAACAGCAGCAGTAATTGCTGGTCTTACGGTAATTCTTTGTGCGGTGTATTTATTGAGATTCTACGGAAAAGCAATGTTCGGAGAAGGGAATGCAGAAGTTCTAAGCACAGCAAAAGATTTATCTGGTGTAGAATTCTCTGTATTGGCTAGCATAGCGGTTTTTGTGATCTTACTTGGTATTTTCCCACAACCGGTAATCGATATGGTGAGTAGTTCAGTGAAGTTTATCTACACAGCGATGGCTAACTAA
- a CDS encoding NuoI/complex I 23 kDa subunit family protein — MKLTNRSKVVSNKEMTLAEKIYLPAIFTGMGITFKHAVRTVIKGAPAVYSYPEVQKPRTTIWRGQHVLKRDEEGRERCTACGLCAVACPAEAITMTAAERTKEEKGLYREEKYASVYEINMLRCIFCGMCEEACPKSAIYLTDRLVDVETNRGSFIYGKDKLVEKINERIDITTRQSEKQKNAVK, encoded by the coding sequence ATGAAACTTACAAACAGATCAAAAGTTGTTTCCAATAAAGAAATGACCCTTGCTGAAAAAATCTACCTACCTGCTATTTTTACAGGGATGGGGATTACATTTAAGCATGCTGTAAGAACCGTGATAAAAGGTGCTCCCGCAGTATATTCGTATCCGGAAGTACAGAAGCCAAGAACTACCATCTGGAGAGGTCAGCACGTTTTGAAAAGAGACGAGGAAGGCAGAGAAAGATGTACTGCTTGCGGACTTTGTGCGGTAGCTTGTCCTGCAGAAGCCATTACAATGACTGCTGCTGAAAGAACTAAAGAGGAAAAAGGACTTTACAGAGAAGAAAAATATGCTTCAGTATATGAAATCAATATGCTAAGATGTATTTTCTGCGGTATGTGTGAAGAAGCTTGTCCTAAATCTGCCATCTATCTTACAGACAGATTGGTAGACGTAGAAACCAACAGAGGTTCTTTCATTTACGGAAAAGATAAATTAGTTGAAAAAATAAATGAAAGGATTGACATCACGACCAGACAATCCGAGAAACAAAAAAATGCGGTAAAATAA
- a CDS encoding 2Fe-2S iron-sulfur cluster-binding protein, translating to MSEEVKKFTITIDGQTTEVLPGTSILEAARQIGGKSVPPAMCYYSKLETSGGRCRTCLVEVSKGSEADPRPMPKLVASCRTNVMDGMEVKNLTSEKAQEGRKAVTEFLLVNHPLDCPVCDQAGECHLQDLGYEHGNLETRTEFERNTYEADDLGPHIKLNMNRCILCARCVLAANQLTGEREHGILFRGDHAEISTYLNKALDNDFIGNVIDVCPVGALTDRTSRFASRVWFTKPMNATCKCDKCSGKTVVWMKGDEIVRVTARKDQWGEVEEFICDTCRFERKALSDWNIEGPRHIDRHSVISLNHYEKPKDELRVLDNPMAKEISEKDEK from the coding sequence ATGAGCGAAGAAGTTAAAAAATTCACAATAACTATAGACGGACAAACTACTGAAGTTTTGCCTGGTACTTCTATTTTGGAGGCGGCAAGACAAATTGGTGGTAAATCTGTACCTCCTGCTATGTGCTACTACAGCAAATTAGAAACCAGTGGAGGAAGATGCAGAACTTGTCTTGTAGAAGTTTCTAAAGGATCTGAAGCAGATCCGCGTCCTATGCCTAAATTGGTAGCAAGTTGCAGAACGAATGTAATGGACGGTATGGAAGTTAAAAACCTTACTTCTGAGAAAGCTCAGGAAGGAAGAAAAGCGGTTACCGAGTTCTTATTGGTAAATCACCCGCTGGACTGTCCGGTTTGTGACCAGGCTGGTGAATGTCACCTTCAGGATCTTGGATATGAACATGGAAATCTTGAGACAAGAACAGAATTCGAAAGAAATACTTACGAAGCTGATGATCTTGGACCACACATCAAGTTGAACATGAACCGTTGTATTCTTTGTGCTAGATGTGTATTAGCTGCCAACCAATTGACGGGTGAAAGAGAACATGGTATTCTTTTCAGAGGAGATCACGCTGAAATTTCTACGTATTTAAATAAAGCTTTAGACAATGACTTCATCGGAAACGTTATCGACGTTTGTCCGGTAGGAGCATTAACAGACAGAACCTCTCGTTTTGCAAGCAGAGTATGGTTTACAAAACCAATGAATGCTACTTGTAAATGTGATAAGTGTTCAGGAAAAACTGTAGTTTGGATGAAAGGTGATGAAATCGTAAGAGTAACTGCAAGAAAAGACCAGTGGGGTGAAGTTGAAGAATTCATCTGCGATACATGCCGTTTCGAAAGAAAAGCATTATCAGACTGGAATATCGAAGGTCCTAGACATATCGACAGACACTCTGTAATTTCATTGAACCACTACGAAAAGCCGAAAGATGAGCTAAGAGTTTTAGACAATCCTATGGCTAAGGAAATCAGTGAAAAAGACGAAAAATAA
- the nuoH gene encoding NADH-quinone oxidoreductase subunit NuoH — MDLLTFKLILVLALFLLSLTIAAYSTWAERKVASIMQDRIGPNRAGPFGLLQPLADGGKFFFKEDFTPANAEKFLFVLGPALVMFISLITGAVIPWGKSLNIAGTSFDLQVANIDVGVLFIIGMASIGVYGIMIGGWASNNKYSLLGAIRASSQMISYELAMGLALLSIIMMSGSLDLKAITESQTTGKLWGIIPWVSGMNWNIFYQPIAFLVFFVAALAETNRHPFDLPECESELVTGYSTEYSSMKLGLYMFGEYVNMFISNAFMVVLFFGGYNYPGIEWVTQNWGENIAGILSIVAFLTKTVIGILIFMWIRWTLPRFRYDQLMHLGWKTLIPMALVNLLITGAVILAFAN, encoded by the coding sequence ATGGATTTACTTACATTTAAACTTATACTTGTACTAGCACTTTTCCTGCTTTCGTTAACGATTGCAGCCTACTCTACCTGGGCAGAAAGAAAAGTTGCCTCTATCATGCAGGATAGAATTGGTCCTAACAGAGCTGGACCTTTCGGACTATTGCAACCTCTTGCTGACGGTGGAAAATTCTTCTTCAAGGAAGACTTTACGCCTGCCAATGCAGAAAAATTCCTTTTCGTATTGGGACCGGCTTTAGTAATGTTTATTTCATTAATCACAGGAGCCGTTATTCCTTGGGGTAAAAGTTTAAATATTGCAGGTACTTCTTTTGATCTTCAGGTAGCTAATATTGACGTTGGTGTACTTTTCATCATCGGAATGGCTTCTATCGGGGTTTACGGAATTATGATCGGAGGTTGGGCTTCGAACAATAAATATTCATTATTAGGTGCTATCCGTGCTTCTTCTCAGATGATTTCTTATGAATTGGCAATGGGACTAGCGCTTCTTTCTATCATTATGATGTCTGGAAGCTTAGATTTAAAAGCAATCACGGAAAGCCAGACTACCGGAAAACTATGGGGAATTATTCCTTGGGTTTCCGGGATGAACTGGAATATTTTCTATCAGCCAATTGCTTTCCTTGTATTCTTTGTAGCCGCTTTAGCAGAAACTAACAGACACCCGTTCGATTTACCTGAGTGTGAATCTGAATTGGTAACAGGATACTCTACAGAATACTCTTCCATGAAGTTAGGTTTATATATGTTCGGGGAATACGTGAACATGTTTATTTCCAATGCTTTCATGGTTGTTCTTTTCTTTGGAGGTTACAACTATCCTGGTATTGAATGGGTAACTCAGAACTGGGGAGAAAACATTGCAGGAATCTTAAGTATCGTAGCATTCTTAACGAAGACTGTAATCGGAATTCTGATCTTCATGTGGATCAGATGGACGCTTCCAAGATTCAGATATGACCAGTTAATGCACTTAGGATGGAAAACATTAATCCCGATGGCATTGGTAAACCTATTAATTACAGGAGCTGTAATTTTAGCATTTGCAAACTAA
- a CDS encoding ankyrin repeat domain-containing protein, which translates to MIKHVVAVLAIISLGSCNSKKEKKDPQPEVEKVTLKDTTAKPQQIVETSSQDQEDHLKYNQLGLAVKSGNIEEAGKLLKNGADINNAAEDEYYAYGALYIAINTGNEAMVKFLIDHKADLNTQINDEGYSLLIAAINSKNANMVNLLIQSGTKVETFTDPEGNKKFIPLLEATQGNQLEMITLLLEKGADPHEMTFEGLSAYNYAKENNKSIFSLFKK; encoded by the coding sequence ATGATAAAACATGTAGTAGCTGTATTAGCCATAATTTCATTAGGGAGTTGTAACTCCAAAAAAGAAAAAAAAGACCCCCAGCCAGAAGTTGAAAAAGTAACCCTAAAAGATACTACAGCAAAACCTCAGCAAATTGTTGAAACTTCTTCTCAGGATCAGGAAGATCATTTAAAATATAATCAACTTGGATTGGCTGTAAAATCCGGAAACATTGAAGAAGCCGGAAAACTATTAAAAAACGGGGCTGATATTAACAATGCTGCAGAAGATGAATACTATGCTTATGGAGCTTTGTATATTGCCATCAATACAGGAAATGAAGCAATGGTAAAATTCCTTATAGACCATAAAGCGGATCTGAATACACAGATCAATGATGAAGGATATTCTCTTCTTATAGCAGCTATCAACTCCAAGAATGCAAATATGGTGAACCTATTGATACAATCCGGAACGAAAGTTGAAACATTTACCGATCCCGAAGGAAACAAAAAATTTATCCCTTTATTAGAAGCCACTCAAGGCAATCAACTTGAAATGATTACATTATTGCTTGAAAAAGGAGCAGATCCTCACGAAATGACTTTTGAAGGCTTGTCTGCCTATAATTACGCCAAAGAAAATAATAAAAGCATCTTTAGCTTATTCAAAAAATAG
- a CDS encoding NADH-quinone oxidoreductase subunit J, with protein sequence MDQFLFFLVAFLAVASAVYFVFARNPLYAILSLIVTMFSIAGMYILLNAQFLAIIQIIVYAGAIMVLFLYILMMLNLNKADESKKGNTLKFIGVFTAGLLLVGVLGVFRGVQQNQIVVENVDRGVGLTKNLGRLLFNEYVLPFELASILILAGIVGAVLIGKKDL encoded by the coding sequence ATGGATCAGTTTTTATTTTTCTTGGTGGCGTTTTTAGCAGTGGCGAGTGCAGTTTACTTTGTATTTGCAAGAAACCCTTTATATGCTATTTTGTCATTAATTGTTACGATGTTTTCAATTGCCGGAATGTACATTCTTTTGAATGCTCAGTTCCTAGCGATTATCCAGATTATAGTGTACGCAGGTGCCATCATGGTACTTTTCCTTTACATCTTAATGATGCTTAACCTTAATAAAGCAGACGAAAGTAAGAAGGGTAATACTTTAAAATTTATTGGAGTTTTTACTGCAGGTCTTCTTTTAGTAGGAGTATTAGGAGTATTCAGAGGAGTTCAGCAAAACCAAATTGTTGTTGAGAATGTAGACAGAGGGGTTGGTCTTACTAAAAACCTGGGTAGACTTTTGTTTAATGAATATGTTTTACCGTTTGAGCTTGCTTCCATCCTGATTTTAGCAGGTATTGTAGGCGCGGTATTAATCGGTAAAAAAGATTTATAA
- the nuoK gene encoding NADH-quinone oxidoreductase subunit NuoK, with translation MGEVNTFIQSIPLNYFIILCSVLFCLGVMGVLLRKNAIVILGCVELMLNSVNLLLAAFSAYKGNGDGQLLVFFIMVVAAAEVAVGLAIIAMLYRNTRSVDVSIFNKLRG, from the coding sequence ATGGGAGAAGTAAATACATTTATACAAAGCATCCCTTTGAACTACTTCATTATCCTTTGTTCAGTATTATTCTGCTTGGGAGTGATGGGCGTATTGCTTAGAAAAAATGCTATTGTGATTCTGGGCTGTGTAGAGCTTATGCTTAATTCTGTAAACCTTTTATTGGCTGCTTTTTCAGCATACAAAGGTAACGGAGACGGACAACTTTTAGTGTTCTTCATTATGGTGGTTGCTGCTGCTGAAGTAGCGGTAGGTCTGGCAATTATTGCTATGCTGTATAGAAATACCCGTTCTGTAGATGTGAGTATATTTAATAAATTAAGAGGATAA
- the nuoF gene encoding NADH-quinone oxidoreductase subunit NuoF: MSKKLLLKDAHIEGIRYFETYRKQGGYTAAEKALKMTPDEILEEVKASGLRGRGGAGFPTGMKWSFLAKPEGVPRHLVVNADESEPGTFKDRYLMEFLPHLLIEGMLISSYCLGSNTSYIYIRGEYSWIPDILEEAIEEAKAAGFLGKNILGTGFDLEIYVQRGGGAYICGEETALLESLEGKRGNPRLKPPFPAVKGLWERPTVVNNVESIAAIVPIIDITGAEYAKIGVGRSTGTKLISACGNINKPGVYEIDMTITVEEFIYSDEYCGGIKDGKRLKACIPGGSSVPIVPANLLLRTVNGEPRYMNYESLADGGFATGTMMGSGGFIVLDEDQCIVDHTMTLARFYNHESCGQCTPCREGTGWMYKILKKIEKGEGKMEDIDLLWDIQRKIEGNTICPLGDAAAWPVAAAIRHFRDEFEWHVKNPELSQTQNYGLAHYADPIPAVEKNA; the protein is encoded by the coding sequence ATGAGTAAAAAACTTTTACTTAAAGACGCACATATAGAAGGTATTCGCTACTTTGAAACATACCGTAAACAGGGAGGTTACACTGCAGCTGAAAAGGCCTTGAAGATGACTCCTGACGAAATTCTTGAAGAGGTAAAAGCATCAGGATTAAGAGGACGTGGTGGAGCTGGATTCCCAACAGGGATGAAATGGAGCTTTTTGGCAAAACCAGAAGGCGTCCCAAGACACCTTGTCGTAAATGCGGATGAATCTGAGCCCGGGACATTCAAGGACAGATATTTGATGGAGTTCCTTCCTCACCTATTGATTGAAGGAATGCTAATTTCATCTTACTGTTTAGGTTCAAACACTTCTTATATCTACATCCGTGGAGAATATTCATGGATTCCGGATATCCTTGAAGAAGCTATTGAAGAAGCTAAAGCAGCAGGATTTTTAGGTAAAAATATTTTAGGAACAGGTTTCGATCTTGAAATCTATGTACAGAGAGGTGGTGGAGCATACATCTGCGGTGAAGAAACTGCATTGCTTGAATCCCTTGAAGGAAAAAGAGGTAACCCAAGATTAAAACCGCCATTCCCTGCCGTAAAAGGTCTTTGGGAGAGACCAACCGTAGTAAATAACGTTGAGTCTATCGCAGCAATTGTTCCAATCATTGATATTACAGGTGCTGAGTATGCTAAAATTGGTGTAGGTAGATCTACAGGAACGAAATTAATTTCTGCTTGTGGAAACATCAACAAACCGGGTGTATACGAAATCGATATGACCATCACCGTAGAAGAATTCATTTATTCTGATGAATATTGCGGTGGTATTAAAGACGGAAAAAGATTAAAGGCTTGTATTCCTGGAGGAAGTTCTGTTCCAATCGTTCCAGCAAACTTATTGTTGAGAACAGTGAACGGAGAACCAAGATATATGAATTACGAATCATTAGCTGATGGTGGTTTTGCTACCGGAACAATGATGGGTTCAGGAGGCTTCATTGTATTGGATGAAGACCAGTGTATTGTAGATCACACAATGACTTTAGCAAGATTCTACAACCATGAAAGTTGTGGACAATGTACACCTTGCCGTGAAGGTACAGGATGGATGTACAAAATACTGAAGAAAATTGAGAAAGGAGAAGGAAAAATGGAAGATATCGATCTACTTTGGGATATCCAGAGAAAAATCGAAGGAAACACGATCTGTCCATTAGGAGATGCAGCGGCTTGGCCTGTTGCAGCAGCGATTCGTCACTTCAGAGATGAATTTGAGTGGCATGTGAAAAACCCTGAGTTATCTCAGACCCAAAATTATGGATTGGCACATTATGCAGATCCTATTCCGGCTGTTGAAAAGAATGCATAG
- a CDS encoding NADH-quinone oxidoreductase subunit N, with product MSVLIIVFLTAVIALFSGVFEQGKFARYIGILGLIIALYVSFMPECSFFDQYKHMYEYSANTALFTKLSIVTTLLLFFLGGFAFSNHRSHQSELYALMLFALCGGIVLFGYQNLVTMFLGVEILSIPLYVMAGANKTDLRSNEASIKYFLMGAFATGFLLFGIAFIYGSAGSFDLYKIHDFGVANASNVMFILGVLLILCALAFKVALAPFHMWSPDVYAGSPSLITAFMASVVKISGFFALFRLMTIGFAGVTHEWINVLGVFLIITLLLANVMGLAQTNAKRMLAYSSVSHAGYIGLVFFGMTSLSTYNLAFYLFAYALSTVGVFMCLIWVEKLKRETSFGAFKGLAKTEPLLATAAAISMLSMAGVPLTAGFMGKFALFSQAMNGAAFLVLVAVLGSALSIAYYLRLIIAMFFFKESTFKSSEKVTLTYNIVAVFVIVAIIVLGIFPDLFAKVFGL from the coding sequence ATGAGTGTTTTAATTATTGTTTTCCTAACGGCAGTTATTGCGTTATTTTCAGGAGTTTTCGAACAAGGAAAATTCGCAAGATACATTGGGATTTTGGGTTTAATCATCGCATTGTACGTAAGCTTTATGCCTGAATGTTCGTTCTTCGATCAATACAAGCATATGTATGAATACAGTGCCAATACTGCATTATTCACCAAATTATCCATTGTAACAACTTTATTGTTATTCTTCTTGGGAGGTTTTGCATTCAGCAATCACAGAAGCCACCAATCAGAATTATATGCATTGATGCTATTTGCATTATGTGGAGGAATTGTTCTTTTCGGATACCAGAACCTGGTTACCATGTTCTTAGGTGTTGAAATCCTTTCTATTCCATTATATGTAATGGCAGGTGCCAACAAAACTGATCTGAGATCAAACGAAGCTTCAATTAAATATTTCTTAATGGGTGCATTCGCAACAGGTTTCTTACTTTTTGGAATCGCATTCATCTACGGAAGCGCTGGAAGCTTTGATTTATATAAAATCCATGACTTTGGAGTAGCAAACGCTTCAAATGTAATGTTCATCTTAGGGGTATTGCTTATCCTTTGTGCATTGGCATTTAAAGTAGCATTAGCACCATTCCACATGTGGAGTCCTGATGTATATGCAGGATCACCTTCATTAATTACAGCATTCATGGCGAGTGTGGTAAAAATCTCAGGATTCTTCGCTCTATTCAGATTGATGACCATCGGATTTGCCGGAGTGACTCACGAATGGATTAATGTTTTAGGAGTATTCTTAATCATCACTTTATTGTTGGCAAACGTAATGGGTCTTGCACAGACAAATGCAAAAAGAATGTTGGCGTACTCTTCAGTATCTCATGCAGGATACATTGGATTGGTATTCTTCGGAATGACAAGCCTTTCTACTTATAACTTAGCGTTCTATTTATTCGCTTATGCTTTATCTACAGTAGGAGTGTTCATGTGTCTGATCTGGGTAGAGAAATTAAAAAGAGAAACTTCTTTCGGAGCGTTCAAAGGATTGGCAAAAACAGAACCTTTATTGGCAACAGCAGCAGCCATCTCCATGCTTTCAATGGCTGGAGTTCCGCTAACGGCTGGTTTCATGGGGAAATTTGCTTTATTCTCTCAGGCAATGAACGGAGCAGCTTTCTTGGTATTAGTAGCAGTGTTAGGTTCTGCCCTATCTATCGCTTACTATTTAAGACTGATTATCGCAATGTTCTTCTTTAAAGAATCAACATTCAAATCATCAGAAAAAGTAACACTTACTTACAATATTGTTGCAGTATTTGTAATTGTAGCAATTATCGTTCTGGGTATCTTCCCGGATCTGTTTGCAAAAGTGTTCGGACTGTAA
- the nuoL gene encoding NADH-quinone oxidoreductase subunit L has protein sequence MENLVYAIVLLPLLGFLINGLFGKNLPKILVGSLATAMVFGSFCIAVSLFMNFNSESQPVIVKAFEWFRVNGVQINFGFQIDQLSLMMVMIITGIGSLIHLYSIGYMSHDKGFYKFFTYLNLFIFSMLLLVMGSNYLILFIGWEGVGLCSYLLIGFWYTNEEYGKAARKAFIMNRIGDLALLIGIFMIAAQTNAVDYLSVAENASKFELDGTVIIFITASLFIGATGKSAQVPLYTWLPDAMAGPTPVSALIHAATMVTAGIYLVVRSNFLFTLAPTVQGGILLIGFLTAALAGFYALRQNDIKKVLAYSTVSQLGFMFIALGLGAYTTAMFHVMTHAFFKALLFLGAGSVIHAMSNEQDMRFMGGLKKYIPLTHATFLIGTLAISGFPLLSGMISKDEILVAAFAKNPIYWVILFVLAAMTATYMFRLYYLTFHGEFRGTEEQKHHLHESPSNMTLPLIVLAILSVVGGFINLPHFIGHGHYAKLMEWLKPVLTEQSYSQMEATLSGVDFNTEMILLAATVLMFFSVWFIVRNTYVKKKKMAVAEENYTGWEKLSAKKLYVDELYNALIVKTVEGLGRGGKMFDKGILDRFVNFVGDGAEDSGKAMKRVQNGNVETYILIMSLAVGIILIVNFLLQ, from the coding sequence ATGGAGAATTTAGTATATGCAATAGTACTTTTACCACTTTTAGGGTTTCTTATTAACGGTTTATTCGGAAAAAATCTTCCAAAAATATTGGTTGGATCTTTAGCAACAGCTATGGTTTTCGGATCATTCTGTATTGCTGTAAGTCTTTTCATGAATTTCAATTCTGAAAGTCAGCCTGTAATCGTAAAAGCTTTTGAATGGTTTAGAGTAAACGGGGTTCAGATCAATTTTGGATTCCAGATCGATCAGCTGTCTTTAATGATGGTAATGATCATTACGGGTATCGGTTCACTGATCCACTTATACTCTATCGGATATATGAGTCATGATAAAGGATTTTATAAGTTTTTTACTTACCTGAATCTTTTCATCTTCTCAATGTTACTTTTAGTGATGGGAAGTAACTACCTTATCCTATTCATCGGATGGGAAGGTGTAGGTCTTTGTTCTTACTTATTGATCGGATTCTGGTACACCAATGAGGAATACGGTAAAGCTGCAAGAAAAGCTTTCATCATGAACAGAATTGGTGACTTAGCATTATTGATCGGTATCTTTATGATTGCTGCTCAGACGAATGCTGTAGATTACCTTTCAGTAGCTGAAAATGCTTCAAAATTTGAATTAGACGGAACAGTGATTATCTTTATCACAGCGAGTTTATTCATCGGTGCTACCGGTAAATCGGCTCAGGTTCCATTATATACTTGGTTACCGGACGCAATGGCCGGACCAACTCCTGTTTCTGCGTTAATTCACGCAGCAACGATGGTAACAGCGGGTATCTACTTGGTAGTAAGATCAAACTTCTTATTTACTTTAGCACCAACGGTACAAGGAGGAATTTTATTAATCGGATTCTTAACTGCAGCTTTAGCAGGATTCTATGCACTACGTCAGAACGACATCAAAAAAGTATTGGCATACTCTACCGTTTCACAGCTTGGATTTATGTTCATCGCTTTAGGATTGGGAGCTTATACAACAGCTATGTTCCACGTAATGACGCACGCTTTCTTTAAAGCTTTACTATTCTTAGGGGCAGGTTCTGTAATCCACGCTATGAGCAACGAGCAAGATATGCGTTTCATGGGAGGTCTTAAAAAATACATTCCTCTTACCCATGCTACATTCCTGATCGGAACATTAGCCATCTCAGGTTTCCCTTTATTATCAGGGATGATCTCTAAAGACGAAATTTTAGTAGCAGCTTTCGCTAAAAATCCAATCTATTGGGTAATCTTATTTGTTTTAGCGGCAATGACTGCAACATATATGTTCAGACTATACTATCTGACATTCCACGGAGAGTTCAGAGGTACTGAAGAGCAAAAACACCACTTACATGAAAGCCCATCTAATATGACATTACCATTGATCGTATTGGCCATCCTTTCTGTAGTTGGAGGTTTCATCAATTTGCCACACTTCATTGGTCACGGACACTATGCTAAATTGATGGAATGGTTAAAGCCTGTTCTTACTGAACAAAGCTACAGCCAAATGGAAGCTACTCTTTCAGGAGTAGATTTCAACACTGAAATGATCTTATTAGCAGCTACAGTTCTTATGTTCTTCTCTGTATGGTTTATCGTTAGAAATACCTACGTGAAAAAGAAAAAAATGGCTGTGGCAGAAGAAAACTATACCGGATGGGAAAAGCTTTCTGCTAAGAAATTATACGTTGACGAACTTTACAACGCATTGATTGTAAAAACTGTTGAAGGATTAGGACGCGGAGGAAAGATGTTTGATAAGGGTATCTTAGACCGTTTTGTAAACTTTGTAGGTGATGGTGCTGAAGACAGCGGAAAAGCTATGAAGCGTGTTCAAAACGGAAATGTAGAGACGTATATTCTTATCATGTCTTTAGCTGTGGGAATTATATTAATTGTTAACTTTTTATTACAATAA